One segment of Streptomyces sp. NA02950 DNA contains the following:
- a CDS encoding glycosyltransferase family 39 protein: MSDNTRSPQPVEVGDAPRRPARRRRPRFSVERGWFPPLGGKGRAALVFALLTGALTHGYHLFRYPLYLTDEGIYMQRAWSLVRETSLSPYTYDYDHAPMGWITLAGWVFPLPSQFETFGNAINTGRFLMLLVHLASAYLLFEITRRLSGSVLAATVTTFFFNVSPIAVYFQRQVLLDNLMMFWLLLSLFALLRREITIRSVFGGGLALGIALITKENAIFFVPSFMYLLYRRIKGSPSSRFTSSLWPFAAAAPIGAYVTYALLKNELFPSSIDFDLNNPPADHVSLLYTLWWQVNRNQGNLLSHNGLLHTSWLVRDSFLLIVGMAAMVISLWWGLRDRKRNLGFLIAGTLAFGYTFYLLRGSVVLDFYVTPLIPMFAMNIGMVTDRMLRAAYSSRFMRRAHSTVRVALPALVALVLLASPASGYLVHTNTEGHVQIADQYQSRLNLTGMQHAQIAWVRKHIPPDARIIMDDDLWGELHDVRPFYPYAHSHWNASSDPDLRDKLFKKRWQNIDYIIMSNKMRKSIAANNADGRENWILQALRNSDQVWSDTQGNIKLEIYRVQ; this comes from the coding sequence GTGTCGGATAACACCAGGTCCCCGCAGCCGGTCGAGGTCGGCGACGCTCCCCGGCGCCCCGCGCGGCGCCGGCGCCCCCGCTTCTCCGTGGAGCGCGGCTGGTTTCCCCCGCTGGGCGGCAAGGGCCGGGCCGCCCTGGTCTTCGCCCTGCTCACCGGAGCCCTCACACACGGCTACCACCTGTTCCGCTATCCGCTGTACCTCACCGACGAGGGCATCTACATGCAGCGGGCGTGGTCGCTGGTGCGGGAGACCAGCCTGTCCCCGTACACCTATGACTACGACCACGCCCCGATGGGCTGGATCACGCTGGCCGGGTGGGTCTTCCCGCTGCCGAGCCAGTTCGAGACCTTTGGGAACGCGATCAACACCGGTCGCTTCCTGATGCTGCTGGTGCATCTCGCGAGCGCCTATCTGCTTTTCGAGATCACCCGGCGGCTGTCCGGCAGTGTGCTGGCCGCGACCGTGACCACGTTCTTCTTCAACGTCTCGCCGATCGCGGTCTACTTTCAGCGCCAGGTCCTGCTGGACAACCTCATGATGTTCTGGCTGCTGCTGAGCCTGTTCGCGCTGCTGCGGCGAGAGATCACCATCAGATCGGTGTTCGGCGGCGGGCTGGCCCTGGGGATCGCGCTGATCACCAAGGAGAACGCGATCTTCTTTGTGCCCAGCTTCATGTATCTGCTCTACCGGCGGATCAAGGGATCGCCCAGCAGCCGGTTCACCAGCAGCCTGTGGCCGTTCGCCGCGGCGGCCCCGATCGGCGCCTATGTGACCTACGCGCTGCTCAAGAACGAGCTGTTCCCGAGCAGTATCGACTTCGATCTGAACAATCCGCCCGCGGACCACGTCTCACTGCTCTACACCCTGTGGTGGCAGGTCAACCGCAACCAGGGCAACCTGCTCAGCCACAACGGGCTGCTGCACACCAGCTGGCTCGTCCGGGACAGCTTCCTGCTGATCGTCGGGATGGCCGCGATGGTGATCAGTCTGTGGTGGGGGCTGCGGGACCGCAAGCGCAACCTGGGATTTCTGATCGCCGGGACACTGGCCTTCGGGTACACGTTCTACCTGTTGCGCGGCAGTGTGGTGCTGGACTTCTACGTCACCCCGCTGATCCCGATGTTCGCGATGAATATCGGAATGGTCACCGACCGGATGCTGAGAGCCGCGTACTCCAGCCGGTTCATGCGGCGGGCGCATTCCACGGTGCGGGTCGCTCTGCCTGCACTGGTGGCCCTCGTACTGCTGGCCTCACCAGCGTCCGGATACCTCGTGCACACCAATACCGAGGGCCATGTGCAGATCGCGGACCAGTATCAGTCCCGGCTGAACCTCACCGGAATGCAGCACGCTCAGATCGCATGGGTGCGCAAGCACATTCCGCCCGACGCGCGAATCATCATGGACGACGACCTATGGGGCGAATTGCATGACGTACGTCCGTTCTATCCGTATGCGCATTCCCACTGGAATGCTTCCTCGGACCCCGATCTACGGGACAAGTTGTTCAAGAAGAGGTGGCAGAACATCGACTACATCATCATGTCCAACAAGATGCGCAAGTCCATCGCGGCAAACAACGCGGATGGCCGGGAGAACTGGATACTGCAAGCGCTGCGGAATTCCGACCAGGTCTGGTCGGACACCCAGGGCAATATCAAGCTGGAAATCTACCGTGTGCAATAG
- a CDS encoding glycosyltransferase, translating into MIVAIIYFVLVSVSILLTVQSTHVLYLMLYTWDRSDAERKARAPKSFLSPHLSFSVLLPARHEEDVIQSTIERVVRADYPPELLEVFVICSQDDTGTVKKAEEKIDELNREGLHNVRVVVFGDKPINKPHGLNAALPHTTKDVVTIFDAEDDIHPKIFSLVNTVMVQEQVRVVQAGVQLMNYQSNWYSTLNVLEYFFWFKSRLHYHAHYGSIPLGGNTVFFARELLMRLGGWDDRNLTEDADMGLRISAMGEKVRVVYDDRYVTKEETPPTLGHFIRQRTRWSQGFMQTLKKGTWKEMPTRKQRWLAFYVLAFPRGQALLGLYLPLSLGMILILKVPVLIALFSYLPVLLLAAHFLVQVVGLYEFTGAHGLEASPKTVVRMAIAWFPFQLVLAYAALRAMRRQLIGRHDWEKTQHVGAHRATTEEAESRVG; encoded by the coding sequence ATGATTGTCGCGATCATCTATTTCGTGCTGGTGTCGGTGTCCATCCTGCTCACCGTGCAGTCGACCCATGTCCTCTATCTCATGCTCTACACCTGGGACCGGTCGGACGCCGAACGGAAGGCCAGGGCACCGAAGTCGTTTCTGTCGCCCCATCTCTCGTTCAGTGTCCTGCTGCCCGCCCGGCATGAAGAGGACGTCATCCAGAGCACCATCGAGCGCGTGGTGCGGGCCGACTACCCGCCCGAGCTGCTGGAGGTCTTCGTGATCTGTTCACAGGACGACACCGGCACGGTGAAGAAGGCGGAGGAGAAGATCGACGAGCTGAACCGCGAAGGGCTGCACAACGTGCGCGTCGTGGTGTTCGGCGACAAGCCGATCAACAAACCGCATGGGCTCAACGCGGCTCTTCCGCACACCACCAAGGACGTGGTGACGATCTTCGACGCGGAAGACGACATCCACCCGAAAATCTTCAGCCTGGTCAACACGGTGATGGTCCAAGAGCAGGTCAGGGTGGTCCAGGCCGGGGTCCAGCTGATGAACTACCAGTCCAATTGGTACTCGACGCTGAACGTCCTGGAGTACTTCTTCTGGTTCAAGAGCCGGCTGCACTACCACGCCCACTACGGCTCCATCCCGCTCGGTGGCAACACCGTCTTCTTCGCCCGTGAGCTGCTGATGCGGCTCGGCGGCTGGGACGACCGCAACCTCACCGAGGACGCCGACATGGGGCTGCGGATCTCCGCCATGGGCGAGAAGGTGCGCGTGGTCTACGACGACCGGTACGTGACCAAGGAGGAGACCCCGCCGACGCTCGGCCACTTCATCCGGCAGCGCACCCGCTGGAGCCAGGGCTTCATGCAGACCCTGAAGAAGGGCACCTGGAAGGAGATGCCCACGCGCAAACAGCGCTGGCTCGCCTTCTACGTGCTGGCCTTCCCCCGCGGACAGGCGCTGCTGGGTCTGTATCTGCCGCTGTCGCTGGGGATGATCCTGATCCTCAAGGTGCCGGTCCTGATCGCGCTGTTCTCCTATCTGCCCGTGCTGCTGCTGGCCGCGCACTTCCTGGTCCAGGTGGTCGGTCTCTACGAATTCACCGGCGCGCACGGCCTCGAAGCCTCGCCGAAGACCGTCGTCCGGATGGCCATCGCCTGGTTCCCCTTCCAGCTGGTGCTGGCCTACGCCGCGCTGCGCGCCATGCGGCGGCAGCTGATCGGCCGCCATGACTGGGAGAAGACGCAGCACGTGGGCGCCCACCGGGCGACGACCGAGGAGGCGGAGTCGCGTGTCGGATAA
- a CDS encoding GtrA family protein codes for MQRFRTFSERTSEPDERAEVTVRRRTGMFSRTLSVRIPPTGLSGLAVRFALVGGGGVLVNTAVLYVLYHWVGLPLLAASSIAVELAVVHNYLLNDRWTFAARARSAGRFVKFNVSVLGGLAVNVFIVWSLVRAGMHLLLANCFGIGAAFAVNFATSTGWVWGRRSR; via the coding sequence ATGCAGCGTTTCCGAACGTTCAGCGAGCGCACCAGCGAGCCGGACGAACGGGCGGAGGTCACCGTCCGGAGGCGGACTGGAATGTTCTCGCGGACCCTCTCGGTGCGGATTCCGCCGACGGGCCTGTCCGGTCTCGCCGTGCGCTTCGCACTCGTCGGCGGGGGCGGCGTACTGGTGAACACCGCGGTCCTCTATGTGCTCTATCACTGGGTCGGGCTTCCGCTGCTGGCGGCGTCGTCGATCGCGGTGGAACTCGCCGTGGTCCACAACTATCTGCTGAACGACCGGTGGACCTTCGCGGCTCGCGCCCGGTCCGCCGGACGGTTCGTCAAATTCAATGTATCCGTACTGGGCGGACTCGCGGTCAACGTGTTCATCGTCTGGTCGCTGGTCCGTGCGGGAATGCATCTGCTGCTGGCGAATTGCTTCGGCATCGGAGCCGCGTTCGCGGTCAATTTCGCCACCAGTACGGGCTGGGTCTGGGGGAGGCGAAGCCGATGA
- a CDS encoding S8 family serine peptidase yields MSRHRCAGRAGAFIVLMTLATATPAAASESDSGSLHDSEWALTALKAERAWKFSKGAGVTVAVIGTGVDATHPDLRGRIVRGKDFANGASGFGNRDDGRAAEQSTHTAGIIVGTGRNYRGDGVYGLAPEAQVMPLGVYRDGKPLADATAKAIRHAASHGVRVIDVGVSFKRPTPALRSAVKYAIAQDAVVVAGAGDNGKEGNRPTYPAALPGVVAVVATDKKGAVWTSSHRGGKLTLAAPGVAILTTARNNNYWTGDGTGYAAPWVAAGAALLRSEHPRWNSRQVVQKLIDTADRKGSAGHAPAHGFGRIAPAKALADRAAPPASTDLSAAGHHPRTKPASAEEPAGDESALITIGVVAAVLVVLAILAVVLISRRRPPPNNSHNG; encoded by the coding sequence ATGTCACGCCATCGATGCGCCGGCCGGGCCGGAGCGTTCATCGTGCTGATGACGCTCGCTACGGCCACGCCGGCCGCGGCAAGTGAATCCGACAGCGGCTCGCTCCACGATTCCGAATGGGCGCTGACCGCGCTCAAAGCCGAGCGTGCCTGGAAATTCAGCAAGGGTGCCGGAGTGACCGTCGCGGTCATCGGCACCGGAGTCGACGCGACCCATCCGGATCTGCGCGGGCGCATCGTGCGCGGAAAGGATTTCGCGAACGGTGCCAGCGGCTTCGGCAATCGCGATGACGGCCGCGCGGCGGAACAGAGCACCCATACGGCCGGAATCATCGTCGGCACCGGCCGCAACTACCGCGGCGACGGGGTGTACGGCCTGGCCCCCGAGGCACAGGTGATGCCGCTGGGTGTCTACCGCGATGGAAAACCCCTGGCCGACGCCACCGCGAAGGCCATCCGGCACGCCGCGAGCCATGGGGTGCGCGTCATCGACGTGGGCGTCTCCTTCAAGCGCCCGACCCCCGCGCTGCGGTCCGCGGTGAAGTACGCCATCGCTCAGGACGCCGTGGTGGTGGCGGGCGCGGGCGACAACGGCAAGGAGGGCAACCGCCCCACCTACCCGGCCGCGCTGCCCGGGGTGGTCGCCGTGGTGGCCACCGACAAGAAGGGCGCGGTGTGGACCTCCTCCCACCGCGGCGGGAAGCTCACCCTGGCCGCGCCCGGGGTCGCCATCCTGACCACGGCACGTAACAACAACTACTGGACCGGTGACGGTACCGGCTACGCCGCCCCCTGGGTCGCCGCCGGGGCCGCCCTGCTGCGCTCGGAGCACCCCCGCTGGAACTCCCGCCAGGTGGTCCAGAAGCTGATCGACACCGCTGACCGCAAGGGATCGGCGGGCCATGCCCCGGCTCACGGCTTCGGGCGGATCGCCCCGGCCAAGGCGCTCGCGGACCGGGCCGCGCCGCCCGCCTCCACCGATCTCTCGGCCGCCGGGCACCATCCGCGCACCAAGCCCGCCTCCGCCGAGGAACCGGCGGGAGACGAATCAGCCCTGATCACGATAGGGGTGGTGGCAGCGGTGCTGGTGGTGCTGGCGATTTTGGCGGTGGTGCTGATCAGCCGCCGCAGGCCCCCGCCCAACAACTCCCACAACGGCTGA